The sequence below is a genomic window from Gemmatimonadota bacterium.
CGCAAGCTGTTGCGGGTTGGTTGGGGTTCAATTTTCTGGATATTTCGGTGACGAATCTGAGGCCACCGTCTGAAAATCCGACACCTGCGAAGGGCGGTGGCGCGAGAGTCGATGGGACGCTTCACTACAAATATATGCCGCGGACAGGCGTATGGGGTAAGGAGGATATTGCCTATCCGGTTATTACGCCGGCGAAGGGGGGGCATCGAAAGGTTGAAGAGCACCTGGTTGGCGATGGGTGTATTGCGTGGAACCGCGCGCGTTGGGAAGATTTGCCTACGATGTATAATATTGTCAATGCGCTGGCTGATTTGGAGGTTGTGGAGTATTTGGGCGGGTCGCTTACGCGCACGGTTGGTGGCAAGGATTTGAGCGATCAGCGCATTCTGTACTAATGCACCATGGCCGCTCCGCCCGATACGCTGATTGCCTGTCCGGTCATGTAATCGCCATCGGGAGAGGCCAGAAATGCCGCGACGTTTGCAACATCTTCTGGCTGCCCAATGCGTCCGAGTGGATTGTTCTGAGAGGTGCGTTCGACCATTTGCGCTCTAAAGTCTTCGATCGACGTTTCTCTGGGTTTTAATCCGCTGGCTATGCCGTGCAGGCGTTCGGTTTCAATGAGGCCGGGGCAAATTGCGTTGACCTGAATGCCGTAAGGTCCCATTTCATGGGCGAGGCTTTGCGTGAATCCGATGACGGCAAATTTTGAGGAGCAATAGGCCGCGAATCTGGCGATTCCGCGCAGTCCCGAGGTCGATGAGATGTTGATAATTTTGCCCCCGTTGTTCCGTTTGATGAGGTGGCGGACAATGGCGCGGGAACACAAGAAGGTGCCTTTGACATTTACGCGGTGAACGTGGTCGAATACGTCTTCTTCTAATTCGGCAACGGGTACGCGGTCCGGTCCGGCGGGGGCACCCGCGTTGTTGACGAGGATGTCGATTTTGCCAAAGCGCGCGAGTGCAGCCTGTACCATTTGTTCGACTTGCTCTGCGCTGGTTACATCGACTTCTGTTGCGAGAACCCGTCGTCCCATTGCTTCGATTTCTTCGATAACCGCGGGCAATCCAGCCCAGTCGCCGCGGGCATTTGCATCTATATCACAGATAACAATATCGGCACCTTCTCGCGCAAAACGCAGCGCTATTGCACGTCCGATACCGTGTTCACCTCCAGCACCGGTTATCAGGGCGACTTTGTTTTTGAGATTGGACATATTCTTCCTTTCGTATATAAAGCGGTCAGCAGTCAGCTATCAGCAGTCAGCAAAACAAGCAAGGTATTGCCTTTGGGTGGTTGGGTGGGAGACTGAAAGCTGATGGCTGATGGCTACATATTCGCATTATTATAGCAGGTCGCGGAGAGGAACGCAACAATACCGAGAGGTTGTGTTATGGAATACACTGTTTTGTCAAAGACTGGCTCGACGCGCGGTACGGCGTATGGGATGAGTAATAAAATTATTACGCATGAGGACAAGACGCATGTGGTGTGGCTGGATCAGATTCACAAGACGTATGCGGCAACATATTGTCACGAGGCTAAGGCGTGGAGCGAGCCAGTTTTTGTGGCGGATGGGGTTGATAATCATGCGGGTGCGGCGATGACAATGGATTCGAAGGGGTTTCTCTATCTCGCGTTTGGTCCGCATCACAATCCGATGCAACACGCGGTGAGTGTGCGTCCCAATGATGCGTCCTCGTGGAGAATGCTTCCTCCTTTTGGCGGTGCGAATGCGACGTATCCCAGTCTGGTGTGTGATGCGCGCGATGTGTTGCACGCGTGTTATCGGGGGGCGTATGAGCGCGAGCGGCCCTGGGGCTTGTTTTATCAGCAGCGGTCCGTGAATGGGGATTGGACAGTGCCGGTGAAGCTGGTCGATCCTCAGGGACCACCGGCTTATGTGCATCTTGAGAATTGTATCCACATTGAGGGCGATGTGCTGTATTTGTCTTTTCATCTGGCGCGGAGCAATGAGGATAATCCGGGAGATACAAAGGGCCGCGGTTTTGGCATTATGCGGTCGCGCGATTGGGGTGAGACCTGGGAGACTGTGGCGGGGGAGAGGCTCGACTTGCCCGTGACGCCGGATTCTCCGTGTGTGATTGAATACAGCGATGGGTTTGATATTCGCATTGGCAATGTGGTGACCTGTGCGGGCGATGTGGTGCTTTTTACGTTGAACCGGCGAGAGGGCGAGTTTGACGAGACGTTTTTGTATCGCTGGCAAAGGGGGAGGTGGGAGCGCAAGTCTTTTTTGCCTTTGGCTGAGAAAGTTTTTGGGCAGTGTGCGATGTCAGATCGGTGTGTGTTGAGTGTGTCAAAGGATGGGGTGCTGTACGCGGCGGGTGTGGTGTGTAAGCGCGGCGGGCATTGGGCCGATCCGACAAATGCGATTGTGTTGTTTGTATCGCGGGATGTGGGGGAGACCTGGCGGGCGTACCGGGTTTCGCCGGAGGATGAGACGGTGTCGGATTGGTTGCCGAGTTTGGAGCGTTGCGCTACTTCCGAGAACAAGGTCGGGGTTCCCCAGCTTTTGTACACGCACGGTGAAATAGGTGAGGGTTGCAGTCCGGATATCGATACGGAAATTCGGCATGTGTTTTTGGACGAGGTTGCCGAGCGCGAGAATGCACTGGTGGATCGCGCGGTGTCGGGGTTGGCAGATGTTGTCGGGTTGCCATTTTCCAGGGCGCAATGGCAAAAGGTGCGGGGGCAAATTGAAAGGCAGGGGCGGCAATATGTCGCTTTGCGCAATGTGTCGGTGGGGTATGATGTGGAGCCACCTCTGGTGTTTGTGCCGGGGGATGTGCCCGAGGGTGAACAGCAGCCGTTTGCGCTGAGTGAGGCCGGTATTGCGCGGCCGGATGCCGATGATGAGCTGGCTTTTTTGCCGGTGAGTTCTCTTGCGCGTTTGATTGAGCAGAGGGAGGTTTCACCGGTTGAGTTGACGCGGTTGTACCTGGATCGCCTTGCGCGTTATGGGGAGAAGTTGAAGTGTGTGGTTACGCTGACAGAAGATCTGGCGATGGAACAGGCAAAGGCCGCTGAGGCGGAGATCGCAAGGGGCGATTATAGAGGTCCGTTGCACGGTATTCCCTGGGGCGCGAAAGATCTGTTGAGTACAAAGGGGATTCGCACGACGTGGGGGGCTACGCCGTTTAAGGATCAAGTGCCTGATGAGGATGCGAGTGTGGTGAAAAGATTGAGACAGGCGGGTGCTGTGCTGGTTGCCAAATTGTCACTGGGCGCGCTGGCGTCGGGACCGACGTGGTTTGAGG
It includes:
- a CDS encoding 3-oxoacyl-ACP reductase FabG, whose product is MSNLKNKVALITGAGGEHGIGRAIALRFAREGADIVICDIDANARGDWAGLPAVIEEIEAMGRRVLATEVDVTSAEQVEQMVQAALARFGKIDILVNNAGAPAGPDRVPVAELEEDVFDHVHRVNVKGTFLCSRAIVRHLIKRNNGGKIINISSTSGLRGIARFAAYCSSKFAVIGFTQSLAHEMGPYGIQVNAICPGLIETERLHGIASGLKPRETSIEDFRAQMVERTSQNNPLGRIGQPEDVANVAAFLASPDGDYMTGQAISVSGGAAMVH